The following proteins come from a genomic window of Montipora foliosa isolate CH-2021 chromosome 2, ASM3666993v2, whole genome shotgun sequence:
- the LOC137993118 gene encoding uncharacterized protein isoform X1, translated as MKSSVRKRGSFIVLTIFLFLKVSTIMCASLQCKKNCTNGFVTIYYGPDKCNDCWQCTECQEGLGSSVACGTNVTYGTSIHCVECVSGVNFSDSNGIEQCQPCGLCDGKHERLVAECTPEMNVICECQDGYYRNETNGQCLPCASCCSTEFKGDIQQRCSDDGGKITRKCKFNSQKQTICESIWTTTPDPSLLVLSSEPSKTILTEIIPISVTSSERQGVLNASASKSPDQTNPTPNNTQDWLWVTAAIIVVVYIVITISYLFVSQKWKQTTSCSRSESSTSRSCRHPLLGVDDLPDHRITSQQCQQNRKHMQAPKGDGDDPEVCLDPVAGSARFFPTYPDGLQTQVDQSCVSNAACTSNALEVTNTGAQVPKSCTHGLTNIHPMWPCRNSLDQAPKGAKWSALSQRDKYNTKMLEVPFLLLHKIYLSLDIKRSDGNDIRQFADKLDISVKEFDGLEQMAKVKQVTTSEVILKEVFVEKHPPGTVGDFIRIMKDMRRDDIISLINSWRE; from the exons TTTCTTAAGGTGTCAACAATCATGTGTGCAAGTCTGCAGTGTAAGAAGAACTGTACAAATGGATTTGTCACAATCTACTATGGTCCTGACAAGTGCAATGATTGCTGGCAATGCACTGAATGCCAGGAGGGATTAGGTTCATCTGTGGCATGTGGAACAAATGTAACCTATGGCACATCTATTCATTGTGTTGAATGTGTCAGTGGTGTGAATTTCTCTGACAGCAATGGTATTGAACAGTGTCAGCCTTGTGGATTATGTGATGGAAAGCATGAAAGACTAGTTGCAGAATGCACCCCTGAAATGAATGTAATATGTGAATGTCAAGATGGCTATTACCGCAATGAAACAAATGGGCAATGCTTGCCTTGTGCATCTTGTTGTTCAACTGAATTCAAAGGTGACATTCAACAAAGGTGTTCAGATGATGGTGGAAAAATCacaagaaaatgcaaatttaacaGCCAAAAACAAACAATCTGTGAATCCATATGGACAACAACTCCTGATCCCTCATTACTAGTGTTGTCTTCAGAACCTTCAAAGACCATACTAACTGAGATTATCCCTATCAGTGTCACTTCTTCTGAGAGACAAGGAGTCTTAAATGCTTCTGCTAGCAAATCACCAGACCAAACTAACCCGACACCAAACAATACACAAGACTGGCTTTGGGTGACAGCTGCAATAATTGTAGTGGTATACATTGTTATCACCATCAGTTATTTGTTCGTGAGCCAGAAGTGGAAGCAGACAACTAGCTGCTCAAGAAGTGAATCATCCACATCTCGCAGTTGCAGACATCCTCTGTTGGGAGTAGACGATCTTCCTGATCATAGAATCACAAGTCAACAAT GTCAGCAAAACAGAAAGCACATGCAGGCTCCAAAAGGAGATGGTGATGATCCAGAAGTTTGTTTAG ATCCTGTTGCAGGGAGTGCTAGATTTTTTCCCACTTATCCTGATGGTCTACAGACACAAGTAGATCAATCTTGTGTAAGTAATGCAGCATGTACTTCAAATGCCTTGGAAGTTACTAACACTGGTGCTCAAG TCCCCAAGTCATGTACACATGGCCTCACGAATATTCATCCAATGTGGCCATGTCGTAATTCCTTGGATCAAGCACCAAAAGGTGCAAAATGGTCTGCCTTGTCCCAAAGAGACAAGTACAATACCAAGATGCTAGAGGTCCCTTTTCTGCTTCTGCACAAAATCTATCTCAGCCTTGACATAAAAAGAAGTGATGGCAATGACATAAGACAGTTTGCTGATAAACTAGACATCTCTGTTAAAGAATTTGATGGTCTTGAACAAATGGCCAAAGTTAAGCAAGTTACAACTTCAGAAGTCATTCTCAAGGAGGTGTTTGTTGAAAAGCACCCCCCTGGCACTGTGGGTGATTTCATCAGGATAATGAAAGATATGAGAAGGGATGACATCATTTCTTTGATTAATTCATGGAGGGAATAA
- the LOC137993118 gene encoding uncharacterized protein isoform X2 — MHLETFITVLVFLKVSTIMCASLQCKKNCTNGFVTIYYGPDKCNDCWQCTECQEGLGSSVACGTNVTYGTSIHCVECVSGVNFSDSNGIEQCQPCGLCDGKHERLVAECTPEMNVICECQDGYYRNETNGQCLPCASCCSTEFKGDIQQRCSDDGGKITRKCKFNSQKQTICESIWTTTPDPSLLVLSSEPSKTILTEIIPISVTSSERQGVLNASASKSPDQTNPTPNNTQDWLWVTAAIIVVVYIVITISYLFVSQKWKQTTSCSRSESSTSRSCRHPLLGVDDLPDHRITSQQCQQNRKHMQAPKGDGDDPEVCLDPVAGSARFFPTYPDGLQTQVDQSCVSNAACTSNALEVTNTGAQVPKSCTHGLTNIHPMWPCRNSLDQAPKGAKWSALSQRDKYNTKMLEVPFLLLHKIYLSLDIKRSDGNDIRQFADKLDISVKEFDGLEQMAKVKQVTTSEVILKEVFVEKHPPGTVGDFIRIMKDMRRDDIISLINSWRE; from the exons TTTCTTAAGGTGTCAACAATCATGTGTGCAAGTCTGCAGTGTAAGAAGAACTGTACAAATGGATTTGTCACAATCTACTATGGTCCTGACAAGTGCAATGATTGCTGGCAATGCACTGAATGCCAGGAGGGATTAGGTTCATCTGTGGCATGTGGAACAAATGTAACCTATGGCACATCTATTCATTGTGTTGAATGTGTCAGTGGTGTGAATTTCTCTGACAGCAATGGTATTGAACAGTGTCAGCCTTGTGGATTATGTGATGGAAAGCATGAAAGACTAGTTGCAGAATGCACCCCTGAAATGAATGTAATATGTGAATGTCAAGATGGCTATTACCGCAATGAAACAAATGGGCAATGCTTGCCTTGTGCATCTTGTTGTTCAACTGAATTCAAAGGTGACATTCAACAAAGGTGTTCAGATGATGGTGGAAAAATCacaagaaaatgcaaatttaacaGCCAAAAACAAACAATCTGTGAATCCATATGGACAACAACTCCTGATCCCTCATTACTAGTGTTGTCTTCAGAACCTTCAAAGACCATACTAACTGAGATTATCCCTATCAGTGTCACTTCTTCTGAGAGACAAGGAGTCTTAAATGCTTCTGCTAGCAAATCACCAGACCAAACTAACCCGACACCAAACAATACACAAGACTGGCTTTGGGTGACAGCTGCAATAATTGTAGTGGTATACATTGTTATCACCATCAGTTATTTGTTCGTGAGCCAGAAGTGGAAGCAGACAACTAGCTGCTCAAGAAGTGAATCATCCACATCTCGCAGTTGCAGACATCCTCTGTTGGGAGTAGACGATCTTCCTGATCATAGAATCACAAGTCAACAAT GTCAGCAAAACAGAAAGCACATGCAGGCTCCAAAAGGAGATGGTGATGATCCAGAAGTTTGTTTAG ATCCTGTTGCAGGGAGTGCTAGATTTTTTCCCACTTATCCTGATGGTCTACAGACACAAGTAGATCAATCTTGTGTAAGTAATGCAGCATGTACTTCAAATGCCTTGGAAGTTACTAACACTGGTGCTCAAG TCCCCAAGTCATGTACACATGGCCTCACGAATATTCATCCAATGTGGCCATGTCGTAATTCCTTGGATCAAGCACCAAAAGGTGCAAAATGGTCTGCCTTGTCCCAAAGAGACAAGTACAATACCAAGATGCTAGAGGTCCCTTTTCTGCTTCTGCACAAAATCTATCTCAGCCTTGACATAAAAAGAAGTGATGGCAATGACATAAGACAGTTTGCTGATAAACTAGACATCTCTGTTAAAGAATTTGATGGTCTTGAACAAATGGCCAAAGTTAAGCAAGTTACAACTTCAGAAGTCATTCTCAAGGAGGTGTTTGTTGAAAAGCACCCCCCTGGCACTGTGGGTGATTTCATCAGGATAATGAAAGATATGAGAAGGGATGACATCATTTCTTTGATTAATTCATGGAGGGAATAA
- the LOC137991700 gene encoding 52 kDa repressor of the inhibitor of the protein kinase-like, translating to MSQITDYFSKKVETRARDEDGERENADRLSGLEEVVSNDSPAAKRPRSSVESQSSPEIEDTTTDADSSILLKNSTEHVNDLGLYYTKAQSLSDDRKLELLKNSWTPPRAYNFPKTQFYGKNRAFSFEWLTQFPWLVYSAAQDGAFCRFCVLFGHLTGKNSDRLDKLYKSPIKNWVSASTKFKEHQLNSEFHKAAAGCAEDFLRVQEGKMLSIAEQLSDIHRNTVELNRQKLRSIIKTVVLCGKQNMALRGHRDDSSHLDESSGNPGNFQALLNFRVEAGDKVLANHFANGPRNATYRSKTIQNEIIEVLGTYIQDKIVAEINEAGAFSLLADEASDSSNKEQLPLVLRFVDKERNVREEFVGFYECEDGITGQAIATLIIKAVQELGLSMDFCKGQCYDGAGNMSGPCNGAAAIVRRQYPKAIYTHCMAHRLNLSVVSACKMQNVRNMFDTVGEVTRSFEYSPKKEALLVQKVKDVCPESRRHKLLDVCKTRWIQRIDGLEVFLELYEAIVATLETIKGNADRSWNADSTKKAVSHYHAIANFDFVVTLTVCQAVLAFTTGLTVKMQGTSTDILGVFSDIKDVVKTLSSLRQKVEENHAKWFQKACQIAEKLDITVQKPRTCQVQRNRANNPAETVEDHYRRNLTIPLVDHLINELETRFGSGDQETAVQCLFAVPSMLLASKKSGGRPLTGFLRFMKIRCRPL from the exons ATGTCACAAATTACTGACTACTTTAGTAAAAAAG tagaAACTCGTGCTAGGGATGAAGATGGAGAAAGAGAAAATGCAGATCGATTGTCTGGACTAGAAG AGGTCGTGAGTAATGACAGTCCCGCTGCCAAGCGACCAAGGTCTTCCGTGGAAAGTCAATCGTCACCGGAGATTGAAG ACACTACAACGGATGCTGATAGCAGCATACTGTTGAAGAATTCTACTGAACACGTCAACGATTTGGGATTGTACTATACCAAAGCACAATCACTATCTGATGACCGAAAGCTAGAACTCCTGAAAAATTCTTGGACACCACCTAGAGCTTACAATTTCCCTAAAACCCAGTTCTATGGAAAGAACAGAGCATTTTCTTTTGAGTGGCTTACTCAGTTTCCGTGGCTCGTCTACTCTGCGGCTCAGGATGGAGCGTTTTGCCGCTTTTGTGTTTTATTTGGACACCTAACAGGAAAAAACAGTGACCGCCTTGACAAACTATACAAGAGTCCTATAAAGAACTGGGTATCCGCAAGCACGAAGTTTAAGGAACACCAGCTTAATTCCGAATTTCACAAGGCAGCGGCTGGTTGCGCTGAAGATTTCCTTCGTGTACAGGAAGGAAAAATGCTGTCTATCGCAGAGCAGCTCAGTGATATTCATCGTAACACTGTCGAACTTAACAGACAGAAGTTACGATCTATCATTAAAACTGTTGTGCTTTGTGGTAAACAGAACATGGCATTACGAGGCCACCGCGATGACTCGTCACACCTAGACGAATCTTCAGGCAACCCAGGGAACTTTCAAGCCCTGCTTAATTTCAGAGTGGAAGCTGGAGATAAAGTCCTAGCAAATCATTTTGCCAACGGCCCAAGAAATGCAACATACCGCTCCAAGACGATCCAGAATGAGATCATAGAAGTGTTAGGCACTTACATTCAAGACAAGATCGTCGCAGAGATTAATGAAGCAGGTGCATTTTCCCTTCTGGCGGATGAGGCAAGTGACAGCAGCAACAAGGAACAATTACCACTCGTTCTAAGGTTTGTcgacaaagaaagaaatgtcagaGAAGAATTCGTTGGATTCTATGAGTGCGAAGATGGTATCACTGGTCAAGCTATAGCCACTCTTATAATAAAGGCCGTTCAAGAACTTGGCTTGTCTATGGATTTCTGCAAGGGACAGTGTTATGATGGTGCAGGCAACATGTCAGGACCCTGTAATGGTGCAGCAGCAATTGTCAGAAGGCAATATCCAAAGGCTATATACACTCATTGTATGGCTCACCGCCTAAACCTCTCTGTTGTGAGTGCGTGCAAGATGCAGAATGTTCGAAATATGTTTGATACCGTTGGAGAGGTAACCAGATCCTTTGAGTACTCTCCGAAGAAAGAAGCTCTCCTTGTCCAGAAAGTGAAAGACGTCTGTCCCGAATCCCGCCGTCACAAGCTCCTCGATGTTTGTAAGACCCGCTGGATTCAGCGTATAGATGGTTTGGAGGTCTTCCTGGAGCTTTATGAAGCCATCGTTGCAACGCTAGAAACCATCAAAGGAAATGCAGACAGAAGTTGGAATGCAGATTCAACGAAGAAAGCAGTTAGCCATTACCACGCTATCGCAAATTTTGACTTCGTTGTTACCTTAACAGTCTGCCAAGCAGTTCTAGCGTTCACTACGGGGCTAACAGTTAAGATGCAAGGCACATCCACTGACATACTGGGCGTTTTTAGCGACATTAAAGATGTCGTTAAAACGTTATCTTCTCTGCGCCAAAAGGTAGAAGAGAATCATGCAAAATGGTTTCAAAAAGCATGCCAAATTGCCGAGAAGCTGGACATCACAGTGCAAAAACCAAGAACCTGTCAGGTACAACGCAACCGTGCAAACAACCCTGCTGAAACAGTAGAAGACCACTATAGGAGAAATCTTACGATTCCCTTGGTTGACCATCTGATCAACGAGTTGGAAACTCGATTTGGCAGTGGTGACCAAGAAACAGCAGTTCAGTGCCTATTTGCTGTTCCCTCAATGCTGCTGGCATCAAAAAAAAGTGGAGGACGTCCTTTGACCGGTTTTCTACGTTTCATGAAGATTCGTTGCCGTCCCCTTTAA